Proteins from a genomic interval of Lolium perenne isolate Kyuss_39 chromosome 1, Kyuss_2.0, whole genome shotgun sequence:
- the LOC139831844 gene encoding uncharacterized protein, with protein MPDNWNWGLPPYSREQPPELVTEAARIPQLESDLRVARAQCATSEEANRAAAAKLKVADGELKRLRLLEANHLKELAALKKEQEEKLEGLSKRLEEVERQRLSLQQEVTTKSNELSATAKRWLGELSALDRGLAAAFPEAQEEALAAVGRAREDRRQATGEQSSDCFTMDDYLASIAARVEPVTKLGWELRKAAEELVRLLWPTETLPEDLSNLIAWLDRAPDRFLDWKESATRAGADMALSFVLSWYNEVSLDQLEFRRADVEDKLPAENKTARLARACAIADFVDKSIFIADPNPPSDDEEEEAEDEEADDVLEDDPAAGSADAPPAGPGSAGA; from the exons ctgaggccgcccggatcccgcagcttgagtcggacctccgagttgcccgcgctcaatgcgccacaagtgaggaagcgaaccgggctgctgccgccaagctgaaggtggctgacggggagctgaaacggctgcgccttcttgaggctaaccatctcaaggaacttgccgccctcaagaaggaacaggaggaaaagctggagggtctgagcaagcggttggaggaggtggagcggcaacggctttcgctccagcaagaggtgaccaccaagtccaacgagctgtcggccaccgccaagcggtggttgggggaacttagcgcgctcgaccgcggcttggcgg cggccttccctgaggcgcaggaggaggcgttagcggctgttggcagggcgcgggaggatcgccggcaggccactggggagcagagctccgactgcttcaccatggacgactatctggcgtccatcgccgcccgcgtggagccggtcaccaagcttggctgggagctgcggaaggcggcggaggagctggtccgactgctgtggccgacggagacgctgccggaagatctctccaatctcatcgcttggctggacagggctcccgaccgcttcttggactggaaggagtcggccacgcgcgccggagccgatatggcgctatcttttgtgctctcctggtataacgaggttagcctcgaccagttggagttccggcgcgccgacgtggaggacaagctcccggcggagaacaagactgctcggcttgcccgcgcctgcgccattgccgacttcgtcgacaagtccatcttcatcgcggacccgaatccgccgtctgacgacgaggaggaggaggctgaggacgaggaggcggacgacGTGCTCGAGGATGATCCGGCAGCCGGCTctgctgatgctcctccggctggtcctggtTCAGCCGGTGCTTAG